The Marivirga salinae DNA window TAGCTGTAAGATTACAAGACTTAAGAAGAAAATTGGATTGGGATGCTGAGAATATGGAAATAACCAATATCGGTGCTGATGAAGAAATCCGAGTTGTATCTTCTGATGAATTCACTGTAGTTGACGGAGATCCTAAATTTAATACTCAATATAAAACCATTAATGCGAAAAAAGCCTCTGAAGAATATATCAAGAGGACTTACCGTGAAGGATGGGAGTATTAATTAAGAATTATTTAATTAAGAATTGAAACCTGTTGGATTTTGTTAATTCAAAATTCAGCAGGTTTTGGTTTTAACATAATCAAGAATATTTTTTTTAAAATTTTAAATAAAGAGAACAATGAAAAAATCATTATTTATCGGTTTTATCGCTTTAACGGCAATTTATGCCTGCAATAGCGAAAAAAAAGGGAACTCTGAGGAGAGTGCAGATTCAACATCCACTGAAGAAGTAGTAGAAGAAGTTGCTGTAGAAGAAAAAGCAGGACCTAACACTTTAACTGCAAAAGAAAAAGAAGACGGCTGGAAGCTTTTATTCGATGGTAAAACTACTGAAGGATGGCGCGGATATCAAAAAGAAAGTTTTCCAGCAGCCTGGAATATAGACAAAAACGCGATCCATATTCAGGGTTCAGGTAGAGGAGAAGCTGGCGCTCAAGATGGAGGAGACATAGTTTATGAGAAAGAATTTGCAGACTTCCATCTTAAATTAGAATGGATGGTAGATAGTGCAGCAAATTCAGGTATTCTATATCGTGGTAAAGAAAAGTTCGATTATATCTGGAAGACTGCTCCTGAAATGCAGGTATTAGATAATAAGCACCATCCTGATGCTAAATTAGGAAAGAATGGAAATAGAAAAGCAGGATCATTATATGACCTAATTGCAGCAGATCCTCAAAATTTCAAAGGACATGGAACTTGGAATCAAGCTGAGGTTATTGCAAAAGGAAATGATATTGTTCACATACAAAATGGAGACACTGTAGTTCAATATACTATTGGTTCAGATCAAATGGCAAATCTAATTGCTAACAGTAAATGGGCTGATATTGGTAATGATGATTGGGGTAATATTGCGTCAAAAGGCTTTATTGCCCTTCAGGATCATGGTGATGACGTATGGTTCAGAAATATTAAGATTAAGGAAATGAAGTAGGTTAGAAGTCAGAAGTTGGAAGCTCGAAGTAACTTCCAACTTCTGACTTCCCACTTCTAACTCCTCTTAATTCCCTTCAAATACTTATAACTCTTTGTTATTTCTTCAAAAGGTTTTCCACTTTTAGTATCATCTTGTTCTACAAAGAATTGCTTTAAACCTGCGGTGGATGCGTGATTAAAGATTTTTTGCCAGTCGATTACGCCTTCTCCAACTGCTGAGAAAAACTGCTCCTCTCCTGCTCCCATATCTTTCACATGCCATAAAGGAAATCTTCCTTCATTATTTTTGAAATATTCCACAGGGTCTACCCCAGCTCTAGCTGTCCAATATAAATCCAATTCAAATTTCACTAGATTTACATTGCATTGTGAAAGCAATAAATCATAAGGAATTTTACCGTCCAACCTCTGGAATTCAAAATCATGGTTATGATAAGCCATTTGTACTCCATATTCTTTGGCCGTTTCTCCACATGAATTTAATAAATCCGACAACTTCTTATAATCATCGATGCTTTCACGCTCAGAGTCAAAGAGATAAGCACAAGCTATATGTGTTTGTCCTAACTCGGCAGCATCAGCTACTGTTCTTTCCCAATCGTTGGTCATGGTCCCTACATTATCAGGCATTGCCCAACCAGTTAAAACATGACTACTTTTAGCTTTTAAGCCAAATTCATCCAAAATGGATTTCACATCTTTAATGCTATTTCCAAAATACTTCCCATCAGAATAATTAAAGAATTCCAGATTTTTATAACCAATATTCGCTGCTTTTTCAATAGTGCCTTTGAAATCTTTTTCTAATGCTTCTCTTAATGTATATAATTGCAAACCTGCTTCTTTTGCAACACCTTGATTTTGAGGTGAGCAAGCCGAAAGAATAGATGTTGGAATAAATGCCAGTGAAGACAGCATTCCAGCCTGTTGTATAAATTTCCGTCTCTTCATAGTGTTATAGTTTTGATATTGGAATTTAGCAATTATTGTACATACATGGAAGTAAGTCAAGAAAAACTAGCGTTGATTTTTTTCTTTTAGCAAATCTCTAATCTCAGATAGTAACTCAATATTTTTAGGCGTTACTACTGAACTATCTTGCTCATTTTCAGATTTCTTTCTCAACTTATTAAACATCCTCACCACTATATAAATACAAAAAGCAATGATCAGAAAATCAACAGTGGTTTGAATCAGATTGCCATAATTAATAGTTATAGCAGCTTTGACTACATTACCTTTTTCATCTAAGACAGCTTCTTGGAATACATAAGCTAAATCTTTAAAATTAATTTGACCAATGAAAATGCTTAAAACAGGCATAATAAAATCAGCCACTATAGAATTCACAACTTTAGTGAAAGCTGATCCGATAATAATACCTACGGCCATGTCAAACACATTTCCTTTTATGGCAAATTCCTTAAATTCTTTGAAGAAAGTCATAATGAATAAATATTGAGTGAGGTTATATTTAACTCAAATTAGTATAAAACAGAAAAAGCTACAAGGAATTTAGTCCTTATAGCTTTTCAATTAATTAAATTAATATGCTCTCTAAAATTCAATCGGAATACTCACCATTGTATTAGCCCAAATCATTTGAAGACTTACTTCCCCATTTGCTTGATCAAAACGAATAGTGAAAGGTTCAAACATATCTTCTGACTTATTTACAGGAACTTCAAATCTTATCAAATCATTTTCTTCATCATATTTATAAGCTCCCCATTGTCCAACATCTTTGTTAAGAATAATAGTCCAACTTTTAGCACCTGGAATTGTGAAAAGAGAATAAGTACCAGCAGGAACCGTCTCTCCAGCCATTTTTATTTCTTCAGTAATTGTAATTTCAGTCGCCTCATTTGCTCCTGTTCTCCAAATTTTACCTAAAGGAGCTAGTTCAGCTGTTTCAGTAAATGCCTCTCTACCTCTTAAATGAGGTCTTCCGTAGGTTACTTTCACATAAGTATCTTCAAAAGTGTAAGTCACCATCCCTAATGGACTAGGTTTCTGTTTCAAAGCTTCTTGAGCCTCAGCATCAAAACTTATTAAAGCTATCAATGCAAAGCAAGCAAAAATAGATGTGATTAATTTTTTCATAATTTCATGTATTTATAGTTGTTTTAAAATGCCATCCCGATAAATCGGGACAGGCTAAGGAATAGTCTAAGTTCAAAAGCCTAGGTAACCAACCTTCAATGTCCTGTTATTTTCATTTCGGTTGTTATGCTGGGTTTATAACTATTTCCCGTTATTATTTTAAAAGCAATTTACAATTTTATTACGCATGACACCATAATCCATTATATTTGTTTTATGGAAAAACCACAATTTGATGATATTTTCATGGAACTGGCTGTTAACCTTGCCAAACGCTCTCATTGCATCAAAAGGCATGTTGGCGCAGTACTTACAAAAGAGACTAGGATTATCTCTATTGGTTATAATGGCCCCCCTGCAGGAACACACAACTGTGATGAAGAATTTCCAGGAAAAGGCTGTGGTTTAGATTCCAAAGGTAGTTGTATGTTGGCTATTCATGCCGAGCAAAACGCCATTATGTATGCCGTGAAAAACAATGCTTCCGTTGAAAATTCCACGCTTTATGTCACCCTGTCCCCTTGCCTATCTTGTGCCCGTATAATTTTCAGCATGGGGATTAAGAAAGTAATCTATCTCAATTCTTATGCTCATTACAAAGGCTTGGAGAGAGATGAAGGATTAGACTTTTTGGAGAAATTTGGTGTGGAAGTCGAGAAATATCACGGGAATTTGGAGAATGTAACACATATGATTTAATAGCTATGAAACAGTTATTTTTAATTATCATACTATTCTTCGTGGCTTTAACAGCTTGCGTTGATGAAAATGATTTAAAGAAAAACCAAAGCCCCATTGTTGGTAAGTGGACCTATGACACTATAGAATATGATATCAAAATAAATAACCAAAACATTTATTCCTATTTTGATAGCTTAGGATTACCCGCTGAAAACATAGCCTTAATTAATTTATTGATAGAATCTGAAATTAAATCTGAATTGGAAGGACTTTCTATAGATTTCAATGCTGACAATTCTTATGAAATGATTAATGAGGATGATGAAATCGAAAGTTCAGGAACTTACAAGTTAAATTCCAATCAAAATGAAATCTCATTGACAGATGAAAATAATGAGAACTTTGTACTTGAAATATTAACGCTGAATGAAAATACACTAACACTATCGCTAAGTGAAAAAATCGAAAGTCCAGACGAAATTAGCATCCTAAATGGTGATTTGGAGGCTGATATAATAATTTATCTATTCAAATAGACCATTATTATAAATTAAGAGGCATCAACTAAAGCCTGATATCTATATTTTAAATACATTAAAAAACAAAAACCGTAATGAATAATATAATTTTTTAAATTATTTTTATAATATACTTTAGTTTATATATAAATGTATTAGTTTTGCCTTAATTAATAAACCCTATAAAAATAAAACATGAAAAATTTAAGATTTTTATTAATTCTAGCGATTGGTGCATTTATGTTCCAATCATGTAACGATGATGAAACAGCAAAAGAAGGCGATGTTGAAGGAAAATGGGATGTAACAGGCTTGGCCTTTGACATTACAATTAATGGTGAAAGCTTAAGTAGCTTTTATTCAGATGCAGATCAAGCAGATTCATTTGAAAGTTCAATTGAAGCTTTATATGGAGCAAGTTTCGAAGGCGCTTCCATTGAATTCAAATCAGATGGTAGTTATTCATCAACGGACACTGACGGTTCCAATGATACAGGAACTTGGTCGCTAAATTCTGATGGTACATTACTTACAATGGACGGTGGTACACCAAATGAATTTAGTTTTGATATAATAACTTCAACGAAGAATAGTCTTGTTATAGGATATTCTGAATCTAACAGTACTCAAGATCTTAATCAAGATGGATCTAATGATGAGTTGAAAATCTCATTCGATATAACTATGTCGAAATAAAATTCACTTCAGGACTTAATTCAACACCAAATCTGGAATGAATTGAGTCCTGAATTTTTTTTGCCAAATTCAAAATGTCTTTCCCGCTTCCTTCACCGTGATTTACTAAAACCAGAGCTTGTCTTTGGTGAACTCCTACTCCATTTTCTTGATGGCCTTTCCAGCCTGCTTTTTCAATTAACCAACCTGCAGCTAGTTTAATTTTACCCTCCTCCAATTCATAAAATGGCATTTCCGGAAACTCACTTTTCAACTTTTCAAATTCTGAAGACTCAATAATGGGATTTTTGAAGAAACTACCGGAATTCCCAATCTCAACAGGATCAGGAAGTTTCGATTGTCTTATTTCTATTACAGCATTACTCACATCTTGTATAGTAGGATTTTCAATTTTTTTATCTTTCAATACATTTTTAATAATGCCATAATCAAGATTCAAGTGATGAAAACCAGGTTTATCTAATCTAAAACTAACTGAAGCAATTAAATATTCTCCTTTGAATTTGTGTTTAAAAATACTTTCCCTATAACCAAATTCGCATTCGTCTGGGAAAAACACCACTAGCTTTGCAGTTTTTAAATTAATAGCCTCAAGCGAATGAAATGTATCTTTTATTTCTACTCCATAAGCACCAATATTCTGCATGGGTGCAGCGCCTACCGTCCCGGGTATTAGTGATAAATTTTCCAGTCCACCCAAATTTTGTTGTAAGGTATAAAGAACAAATTGATGCCAATTTTCACCTCCACCGCATTTTACAACCACCGATTTGTCATCCTCTTCTAAAATATTGGTTCCTGAAATTCTATTGATAATTACTAAACCATGATAATCATCAGTCAGCAATATATTGCTACCTCCACCTAGAATTAAGTGTTGGTTTTCATTCCATTCAGGCGTGTGCAATAACTCTTGAAATTCCTCAACACTGTTGATCTCAACAAATAATTCAGCTTTAACATCAAAACCAAAGGTATTGTAATCAGCTAAAGATTGAGATTGTAAGAATTTCAGCATTAGAAATTAGATATGAAATTTTATTAATTTATTAAAAATGAGAACCGAACTTTATTCTTCCATTTCATTAAAGGCATCCTCTACTCTTTTCTCTGTCCCTTTCAGCATGGCCTTACAATTTTTCAGAAGCTCCATGGATTCGTTCACCAATTCAGTAAGCTGATCGATAGGAATTTCCTCATTTTCTACTCTATTCAAAATCTCTTCTAGTTTGTGAAGAGACTCTTCATAGCCTAATTGTTTCTTTTTCGCCATAATTAATTAATCAATTTTAATGTTCCATTCGTCATTCAGCATGCTGATGGTATGATGTGCCGTCATATCAAACTGGCAAGGAACAACTGAAACATAATTATTAGCAATTGCCCATTCGTCATTATCCTCACCTTTGTCAAAATTCACGAAGTTTCCAGCCATCCAGAAATATCTTCTACCATTTGGATCGAATCTTTGATCAAATTCTTCCTCCCATTTGGCTCTTGCTTGTCTGCAGATTTTAACTCCTTTTATTTTTTCATTTCTCTTTGGTGGGAAATTAACATTCAAGGTAGTGTATTTAGGCAATCCACTATCGAGCACTTGCTTTGCAATAGCTTTTACATAAGGCAATGTATGTTCAAATTCAGCGTCTTGCGCATAATCACATAATGAAAAACCTATGGAAGGACAGCCTTCTATTGCACCTTCAATAGCCGCAGACATGGTCCCCGAATAAAGAACACTTATGGATGTATTACTTCCATGATTAATGCCACTAACAATTAAATCGGGAGTTCTATCTTTTAAGACATGATGCTTTGCTAGTTTCACGCAATCTGCAGGCGTTCCTGAACTTTCATAAGCCACTACATCCTCTCCGAAAATATCAGTTCTGTCTAATCTAAGCGTATTACCAATGGTGATAGCATGCCCCATACCTGATTGAGGACTATTAGGCGCAACCACAATTACTTCACCTAAATCTTTCATTGTTTCTATCAAATTGCGGATTCCTTTGCTGGTCACCCCATCGTCATTACTCACTAAAATTAGAGGTCTAGTCATAATAATTTCTTCTGATGATAAATTTTAATTATTTATTTGATTATAATAGTTTATGATCTTAATTAAATCAGCTTGTCTATCAACTTTCAGTCTGTTTTCCTTAATATAATCTTTCAAAAGGTCTTCATGTCTTCCAAAATATGGATATAAATCCTTTCTTTTTTCCGAAAACTTAGTGATATCACCGTTTTCTGTCAATAAAAAATAATTATAAGTTAAAATTTCACGACCGGAAAAGTTTCTACCAGTATTATACAATGGATTTCCAAACCTATTATTACTTTCTGTTATGACATATTCCCTAGCCATAAGTGTGATTTTTCCTTCTGAAAGAATTTCAAAAAAGATAGGGACATTCATTCTTCCTTTCAATTGATAAGGTAGTGAATATACATATCTATATCTTTTGAAAAACTGGCAATGAAAACTAAAATAAAGGACATTTTGAGAGCTAAATGTTTTTATTCTTTCATCAACAGAATATTGCAAGAGATTAGCTTCAAAATCGTATTGAATTTGGCCTTTTAGTGTGTCTTCTGAGTCTAAAACTATCATTCCTGGATGCCACATTTCATGAGGCAAATCCTGCGAAAGTAACGGAGGATTAATTAAGATGAATAATAGTGTTAGAAGAGAAAAAACCTTCACATTAGCTGTTTTTAAGAATACTGTGCCCCATTTTATCTCTTTTAGTTCGCAAATAGTTTTCATTGTGCTTATTTGGTGGAATTTCTAATGCAACATTTTCTACAATTTCCAAGCCATAACCTAATAAACCTGCTCTTTTTGTTGGGTTATTTGAAACTAATCTAATTTTTCTAACGCCTAATTTCCTTAAAATTTGAGCTCCAACACCATAATCACGTTGATCCATTTTAAAACCTAAAGCCACATTTGCTTCTACGGTATCCATTCCTTGCTCTTGCAATTTATAAGCTTTCAGCTTATTCATCAAGCCGATTCCTCTACCTTCTTGGTTCATGTAAACAATCACGCCTTTCCCTTCTTTTTCAATCATTTCCATAGCTTGATGAAGTTGAGGACCACAATCGCATCGGCAGGAACCGAAGATATCTCCAGTTAAACAAGAAGAATGCACTCGAACCAAAACAGGCTCATCTTCTTTCCATTCACCTTTAACTAAAGCCAAGTGGTTATCTTTTGTAGTAGTTTGCTCGAAAGCTACCAATTTAAAATCACCATAATCTGTAGGCATTTCAACGTCCACCTTTTCTTCCACTAATGACTCATTATTTAATCTGTATTCGATTAAATCTTTTATCGCCACTAATTTTAAATTGAATTTGTCCGCTACTATTCTCAAATCCGGTAGACGAGCCATAGTACCATCTTCATTCATGATTTCAACTAAAACCCCACCAGGAGTTAAGCCTGCTAATTTTGAAAAATCAACTGCAGCTTCTGTATGTCCTGTTCTTCGCAAAACTCCACCTTGCCTGGCTTTTAATGGAAAAATATGACCAGGCTTACCTAATACCTCAGGTTTGGTATTTGGATTTACTAAAGCTTGAATGGTTTTCGATCTATCACTAGCGGAAATCCCTGTAGTGGTTCCCTCTCCTATTAAATCAACCGAAACGGTAAATGGTGTTTCAAACTGAGCGGTATTTTTACCTACCATCAATTCTAAACCTAATTCATTACATCTATCTTCAGGAAGAGAGGCACAAATTAATCCTCTTCCGTGCTTGGACATAAAGTTTATAATTTCGGGAGTTACTTTTTCGGCAGCACAAATGAAGTCACCTTCATTCTCTCTATCTTCATCATCTACAACAATGATGATTTCTCCTTTTTTAATCGCTTCAATAGCTGACTCTATAGTATCTAATTGAATTCTTTCTGACGACATAAATCTTTGAAAAATAATAAATCACAAAGGTAGCCAATATTTCATGATTACCCGACAAAAATTAAAACGAATACATGCTTTAAGTGTTTGAATATTATTTCACTACCACCATTCCTAATAAATTGCCAATTTCTAGTTTAGCCTGATTGAGCTGCATTAAATACTGTAATATCGTTTCTTCATCTTCTTGGGAGTCAGTATCCTTCAGTTTTTCTGTGTTTTTCTCCATCAGATGAAGAATAGAGCGATGCTTTAATCTCAATACATGAATATAAATGGAATCGTTTAAAATATGGCGTTCGTGGGGAGTGTAAATTTCAAATTTCTTCTCCCAATTTTCACTCAATTCATATCGATCGGTATATAATGAAAATATTACTTTTCTAACTTCTTCTGAGCCATTCTTAATAAAATAAGCTTCATTTAAAATTTCCCCATCCTTCAAGTGAGAAACAAAATCTTTGAGTATTTCAGCATAAACAGGATGAATAAATTCCGTATCGGCTAGTTCTTGTAATAAATAATCTATTACCAATTTATCATCCGCCAGCGGTAATTCAGCATAAGTAAGCAATAATCGTATGCTTTCTCTCTCTTGCAAAGCTGCTACATCAAACGGACTATATTGCTTTTGAATTTGCTCAGGCGCTTGGTTATAATTTTCGCTTAAATAATTAGCTTGACGCTTAGTTATATCTCCTTTGCTCTGCTTGTCTCGAAGAACAACTTTATTCTGTTCAGCAATTAATAGCGCTTCATCTATTTCCAGAATATCACTGCATTCCTTAATGTAAATTGCTCTTTTTACAGGGTCAGGAATTTTTGAAATGGAGCGCACAATATCCTGAATGGTTTCCGCTTTCTTGATTGGATCCTGTTTGGTCTCTTCCAATAAAAGATCAGATTTAAAGCGAATGAAATCCTTAGCATTGTCTTCTAAAAAGCTTTTGAAAGCTTCATCTCCCATTTTTCGAGAATAACTATCAGGATCTTCCCCATCAGGAAAAATAACAACCTTTACATTTAAGCCTCCTTCTAAAATCAAGTCGATTCCTCGCATTGCAGCTTTTAAACCTGCGGCATCACCATCGAATAAAACAGTGACATTCTGAGCATATCTCCCAATCAGTTTAATTTGTTGCGTGGTCAGAGATGTTCCTGAAGAAGCTACCACATTTTCCACTCCTGATTGATGCAGTGAAATAACATCCGTATAACCTTCTACCAAAAAACAATTTTCTTCATCCCTGATGCTTTTTTTCGCTTGAGCTATTCCATAAAGAACTTCACTTTTATGGTAAACATCCGTTTCAGGTGAGTTTATATATTTCGGCTGCTTTTTATCATTTATTAATATT harbors:
- a CDS encoding deoxycytidylate deaminase yields the protein MEKPQFDDIFMELAVNLAKRSHCIKRHVGAVLTKETRIISIGYNGPPAGTHNCDEEFPGKGCGLDSKGSCMLAIHAEQNAIMYAVKNNASVENSTLYVTLSPCLSCARIIFSMGIKKVIYLNSYAHYKGLERDEGLDFLEKFGVEVEKYHGNLENVTHMI
- a CDS encoding DUF2911 domain-containing protein; the encoded protein is MKKLITSIFACFALIALISFDAEAQEALKQKPSPLGMVTYTFEDTYVKVTYGRPHLRGREAFTETAELAPLGKIWRTGANEATEITITEEIKMAGETVPAGTYSLFTIPGAKSWTIILNKDVGQWGAYKYDEENDLIRFEVPVNKSEDMFEPFTIRFDQANGEVSLQMIWANTMVSIPIEF
- the mscL gene encoding large-conductance mechanosensitive channel protein MscL, which codes for MTFFKEFKEFAIKGNVFDMAVGIIIGSAFTKVVNSIVADFIMPVLSIFIGQINFKDLAYVFQEAVLDEKGNVVKAAITINYGNLIQTTVDFLIIAFCIYIVVRMFNKLRKKSENEQDSSVVTPKNIELLSEIRDLLKEKNQR
- the murB gene encoding UDP-N-acetylmuramate dehydrogenase, translating into MLKFLQSQSLADYNTFGFDVKAELFVEINSVEEFQELLHTPEWNENQHLILGGGSNILLTDDYHGLVIINRISGTNILEEDDKSVVVKCGGGENWHQFVLYTLQQNLGGLENLSLIPGTVGAAPMQNIGAYGVEIKDTFHSLEAINLKTAKLVVFFPDECEFGYRESIFKHKFKGEYLIASVSFRLDKPGFHHLNLDYGIIKNVLKDKKIENPTIQDVSNAVIEIRQSKLPDPVEIGNSGSFFKNPIIESSEFEKLKSEFPEMPFYELEEGKIKLAAGWLIEKAGWKGHQENGVGVHQRQALVLVNHGEGSGKDILNLAKKIQDSIHSRFGVELSPEVNFIST
- the dnaG gene encoding DNA primase; this translates as MGLSPKTIQEVQDRADIEEVVGDYVPLKKKGQNMWACCPFHEEKTPSFSVAPNKGIYKCFGCGKAGDSIQFIMDLEGLNFPEAIRQLADKYQIEIEETESSPEQQEAYNERESLYIVLNFASDYFKDLLHNHPQGKSIGLSYFKERGFSNATIDKFDLGYTLDQWDGLIKAAKTAGHSEELLEKAGLIIKKEDKTYDRFRNRVIFPIHSISGKPIAFGARILINDKKQPKYINSPETDVYHKSEVLYGIAQAKKSIRDEENCFLVEGYTDVISLHQSGVENVVASSGTSLTTQQIKLIGRYAQNVTVLFDGDAAGLKAAMRGIDLILEGGLNVKVVIFPDGEDPDSYSRKMGDEAFKSFLEDNAKDFIRFKSDLLLEETKQDPIKKAETIQDIVRSISKIPDPVKRAIYIKECSDILEIDEALLIAEQNKVVLRDKQSKGDITKRQANYLSENYNQAPEQIQKQYSPFDVAALQERESIRLLLTYAELPLADDKLVIDYLLQELADTEFIHPVYAEILKDFVSHLKDGEILNEAYFIKNGSEEVRKVIFSLYTDRYELSENWEKKFEIYTPHERHILNDSIYIHVLRLKHRSILHLMEKNTEKLKDTDSQEDEETILQYLMQLNQAKLEIGNLLGMVVVK
- a CDS encoding sugar phosphate isomerase/epimerase family protein produces the protein MKRRKFIQQAGMLSSLAFIPTSILSACSPQNQGVAKEAGLQLYTLREALEKDFKGTIEKAANIGYKNLEFFNYSDGKYFGNSIKDVKSILDEFGLKAKSSHVLTGWAMPDNVGTMTNDWERTVADAAELGQTHIACAYLFDSERESIDDYKKLSDLLNSCGETAKEYGVQMAYHNHDFEFQRLDGKIPYDLLLSQCNVNLVKFELDLYWTARAGVDPVEYFKNNEGRFPLWHVKDMGAGEEQFFSAVGEGVIDWQKIFNHASTAGLKQFFVEQDDTKSGKPFEEITKSYKYLKGIKRS
- a CDS encoding bifunctional 3,4-dihydroxy-2-butanone-4-phosphate synthase/GTP cyclohydrolase II, which produces MSSERIQLDTIESAIEAIKKGEIIIVVDDEDRENEGDFICAAEKVTPEIINFMSKHGRGLICASLPEDRCNELGLELMVGKNTAQFETPFTVSVDLIGEGTTTGISASDRSKTIQALVNPNTKPEVLGKPGHIFPLKARQGGVLRRTGHTEAAVDFSKLAGLTPGGVLVEIMNEDGTMARLPDLRIVADKFNLKLVAIKDLIEYRLNNESLVEEKVDVEMPTDYGDFKLVAFEQTTTKDNHLALVKGEWKEDEPVLVRVHSSCLTGDIFGSCRCDCGPQLHQAMEMIEKEGKGVIVYMNQEGRGIGLMNKLKAYKLQEQGMDTVEANVALGFKMDQRDYGVGAQILRKLGVRKIRLVSNNPTKRAGLLGYGLEIVENVALEIPPNKHNENYLRTKRDKMGHSILKNS
- a CDS encoding lipocalin family protein, whose protein sequence is MKNLRFLLILAIGAFMFQSCNDDETAKEGDVEGKWDVTGLAFDITINGESLSSFYSDADQADSFESSIEALYGASFEGASIEFKSDGSYSSTDTDGSNDTGTWSLNSDGTLLTMDGGTPNEFSFDIITSTKNSLVIGYSESNSTQDLNQDGSNDELKISFDITMSK
- the xseB gene encoding exodeoxyribonuclease VII small subunit, which gives rise to MAKKKQLGYEESLHKLEEILNRVENEEIPIDQLTELVNESMELLKNCKAMLKGTEKRVEDAFNEMEE
- the surE gene encoding 5'/3'-nucleotidase SurE; amino-acid sequence: MTRPLILVSNDDGVTSKGIRNLIETMKDLGEVIVVAPNSPQSGMGHAITIGNTLRLDRTDIFGEDVVAYESSGTPADCVKLAKHHVLKDRTPDLIVSGINHGSNTSISVLYSGTMSAAIEGAIEGCPSIGFSLCDYAQDAEFEHTLPYVKAIAKQVLDSGLPKYTTLNVNFPPKRNEKIKGVKICRQARAKWEEEFDQRFDPNGRRYFWMAGNFVNFDKGEDNDEWAIANNYVSVVPCQFDMTAHHTISMLNDEWNIKID
- a CDS encoding 3-keto-disaccharide hydrolase, whose protein sequence is MKKSLFIGFIALTAIYACNSEKKGNSEESADSTSTEEVVEEVAVEEKAGPNTLTAKEKEDGWKLLFDGKTTEGWRGYQKESFPAAWNIDKNAIHIQGSGRGEAGAQDGGDIVYEKEFADFHLKLEWMVDSAANSGILYRGKEKFDYIWKTAPEMQVLDNKHHPDAKLGKNGNRKAGSLYDLIAADPQNFKGHGTWNQAEVIAKGNDIVHIQNGDTVVQYTIGSDQMANLIANSKWADIGNDDWGNIASKGFIALQDHGDDVWFRNIKIKEMK